Proteins encoded together in one Bacillota bacterium window:
- a CDS encoding FIST N-terminal domain-containing protein, with protein sequence MFGQIVSFKPRNHQDWQQFLASLGRKSLCGVFLLVGEMTPFDFNALRPLFKELGVPVFGGVFPGVICGDSWYRDRILGCSIERPITVKVVKNLGGFDGMPEDEALTGPVETFLVIVDGLASNISSFLDVLFETCSRQVSFIGGGAGSLGPGRKPVLFTEEEYFADGALLVGLEGPVGVGVSHGWEPMYGPLVANRTEGNILVELNWQPAFSKYREALKKEVGISIGSENFFEIAKCYPFGMVKIDGSIVVRDPIRLEGEEGIVLVGEIPQNSVVMILKGDETSLINAAGKAASAALASFAERTGGRVQSALVIDCISRVLYLGDNMARELRAIREKVPPGLQMFGFLSIGEIAHSGKKYLEFYTKTTVVGVE encoded by the coding sequence ATGTTTGGACAGATTGTCTCCTTTAAACCCAGAAACCACCAGGATTGGCAGCAGTTTCTGGCAAGCCTGGGCAGAAAAAGTTTATGTGGAGTCTTTTTATTGGTTGGCGAGATGACTCCTTTTGACTTCAACGCTCTCAGGCCGCTGTTCAAGGAACTGGGCGTGCCTGTATTCGGCGGGGTTTTCCCGGGGGTTATCTGCGGCGACTCCTGGTACCGGGATAGGATCCTCGGTTGCAGCATTGAGCGCCCAATTACCGTGAAGGTTGTAAAAAATCTTGGTGGTTTCGACGGTATGCCGGAAGATGAAGCGTTGACCGGGCCGGTGGAAACATTTTTAGTAATCGTTGACGGCCTGGCAAGCAACATCTCCTCCTTTCTGGATGTGCTGTTTGAGACTTGCAGCAGGCAGGTGAGTTTCATCGGGGGCGGGGCGGGCAGCCTCGGGCCTGGACGGAAACCGGTTTTGTTTACCGAAGAGGAGTATTTTGCCGACGGTGCGCTGTTAGTGGGCCTTGAGGGCCCCGTGGGCGTAGGAGTAAGCCACGGTTGGGAGCCCATGTACGGTCCCCTCGTGGCCAACCGCACAGAGGGCAATATCCTGGTTGAACTGAACTGGCAGCCTGCTTTTTCAAAATACCGGGAGGCACTGAAGAAAGAGGTGGGAATCAGCATTGGGTCCGAAAATTTCTTCGAAATTGCCAAGTGCTATCCTTTTGGTATGGTCAAAATCGACGGCAGCATCGTGGTCCGGGACCCTATTAGACTGGAGGGGGAAGAGGGCATCGTGCTTGTGGGTGAAATCCCCCAAAATTCTGTTGTAATGATTTTAAAGGGTGACGAGACCAGCCTGATCAATGCTGCCGGTAAGGCCGCAAGCGCCGCTCTGGCCTCTTTTGCGGAGAGAACAGGCGGCAGGGTGCAGAGCGCCCTGGTAATCGACTGCATTTCCCGGGTGCTCTACCTCGGCGATAATATGGCGCGGGAATTAAGGGCGATTCGCGAGAAGGTCCCGCCCGGCTTGCAGATGTTTGGTTTCCTGAGCATAGGCGAAATTGCCCACTCAGGAAAAAAATATCTGGAGTTTTACACCAAGACAACCGTGGTAGGGGTTGAGTAA
- a CDS encoding alcohol dehydrogenase catalytic domain-containing protein codes for MPQHGTDFLLRLRLEVRVVKAALLEGIRDLKITDIETPRCGRGDVLVKVESCGICRTDMKAYNLGQRDLRLPRILGHEIAGTVAETGKCVNQVKAGDRVQVAPGIPCGACTYCLQGLHHLCDSVCTMGFHCNGGFAEYVLVPERGVRHGALNIIPEHLSFQEAALTEPLACTVNLQDALAVQVGDAVVVFGAGPLGIINARLARARGAGTVILVEINEARLESAPPRDFDHRINALKKDPLKKVLEITGGRGADAVIPCCPDPSVFKAGLAMLAKRGRFGFFQRIGPKPAGLESRFEPHSLQRTEGLRGIRVLSLP; via the coding sequence GTGCCACAACATGGCACGGATTTTTTATTAAGACTACGTCTGGAGGTGAGGGTCGTAAAGGCTGCACTGCTCGAAGGAATCAGGGATTTAAAAATCACAGATATTGAGACTCCGAGGTGCGGGAGAGGAGATGTTCTCGTTAAGGTCGAGTCATGCGGGATCTGCAGAACAGATATGAAGGCTTATAACTTGGGGCAGCGGGATCTCCGCCTGCCGAGGATCTTGGGGCACGAAATAGCCGGCACGGTTGCGGAGACAGGCAAATGCGTCAATCAGGTAAAAGCCGGCGACCGGGTACAGGTGGCGCCCGGCATTCCCTGCGGCGCATGTACTTATTGCCTTCAGGGGCTGCATCACTTGTGCGATTCTGTATGCACCATGGGGTTTCACTGCAACGGAGGGTTTGCCGAGTATGTTCTTGTTCCGGAGCGGGGGGTCAGGCACGGCGCTCTCAACATCATTCCCGAACACCTGTCGTTTCAGGAGGCGGCTTTAACGGAGCCGCTGGCATGCACCGTCAATCTGCAGGATGCCCTCGCAGTGCAAGTGGGGGATGCGGTTGTGGTCTTCGGTGCGGGGCCGCTGGGAATCATTAACGCCAGGCTGGCTCGAGCGCGAGGTGCGGGGACCGTCATTTTGGTAGAGATCAATGAAGCCAGGTTGGAGTCCGCTCCGCCCCGGGATTTTGATCATCGAATCAACGCTCTTAAAAAGGACCCGCTGAAAAAAGTCCTGGAGATTACCGGCGGCAGGGGAGCAGATGCGGTTATTCCCTGTTGCCCTGACCCAAGTGTTTTTAAGGCCGGGTTGGCTATGCTTGCCAAACGAGGCCGCTTTGGTTTTTTTCAGCGGATTGGTCCAAAACCCGCCGGACTTGAAAGTCGATTTGAACCCCATTCATTACAAAGAACTGAGGGTTTACGGGGCATACGGGTGCTCAGCTTACCATAA
- the trpD gene encoding anthranilate phosphoribosyltransferase, giving the protein MNAEKARRFGTVISRLIEGENISGAQANEMFREVLLNEQPEMQQGAFLAALKAKGETPEEMAGSWQAIYDLDTVKVKPEVSEPLVDNCGTGMDTFKTFNISTAASIIAAAGGVKMAKHGARAITSCCGTVDILETLGIDVECDPEIVKRSIERAGIGIFNGMSPKVHPRALARILSQIFFGTTLNIAASLANPALPRYGVRGVYAKEMVEPVALVMREIGYRRALVVHGLVDHGSQGMDEASTVGETFIAELQENGKIKKYFIAPEDLGIPRGKKSSLVPLRNRRNEALRLIAVLDGKETGTRSDIVCLNAALVLYLMNVSPTIQDGFKRAKEIIATGGAIEKLKNWVREQNSDPDRGLKKLNRLLNMSARLAQGLSSELAL; this is encoded by the coding sequence TTGAACGCTGAAAAGGCAAGAAGATTTGGGACGGTTATTTCCCGGTTGATCGAAGGAGAAAATATTTCCGGGGCTCAGGCCAATGAAATGTTTCGTGAGGTACTGCTCAACGAGCAGCCCGAAATGCAGCAGGGAGCATTTTTGGCCGCCTTAAAAGCAAAGGGCGAAACTCCCGAAGAGATGGCAGGAAGCTGGCAGGCCATCTACGACCTTGATACCGTCAAGGTCAAGCCGGAGGTATCTGAGCCGCTTGTGGATAACTGCGGAACGGGGATGGATACTTTCAAGACCTTTAATATCAGTACTGCTGCCTCCATTATTGCAGCCGCCGGCGGCGTGAAAATGGCGAAGCACGGAGCGAGGGCAATCACTTCATGCTGCGGAACCGTGGATATCCTGGAGACACTGGGCATAGATGTGGAGTGTGATCCTGAGATTGTGAAGAGGAGTATAGAGAGGGCCGGCATCGGCATTTTCAACGGGATGAGCCCAAAAGTACACCCCCGGGCACTGGCAAGGATTCTCTCCCAGATCTTTTTCGGAACCACCTTAAACATTGCTGCATCCCTGGCAAACCCTGCCCTCCCGAGGTACGGCGTGAGGGGTGTTTACGCAAAGGAAATGGTAGAGCCCGTTGCGCTCGTGATGAGGGAGATCGGATACAGGCGCGCCCTCGTTGTACACGGTCTCGTGGACCACGGCTCCCAGGGCATGGATGAGGCCTCTACCGTCGGAGAAACATTTATCGCTGAGCTTCAGGAAAATGGCAAAATAAAAAAATATTTTATCGCTCCAGAGGACCTGGGAATTCCCCGGGGCAAAAAAAGCTCCCTGGTTCCTTTGAGAAATAGAAGGAACGAGGCGCTGCGCCTGATTGCCGTTCTGGACGGAAAAGAGACAGGGACGCGTTCTGACATTGTCTGCCTCAACGCGGCGCTTGTTCTCTACCTGATGAATGTAAGCCCGACAATTCAGGATGGCTTTAAAAGAGCCAAGGAGATAATCGCGACAGGGGGAGCAATCGAGAAACTCAAAAACTGGGTGAGGGAGCAGAATTCGGATCCCGACAGGGGTTTAAAAAAGCTCAACCGCTTGTTGAACATGTCCGCGAGGTTGGCGCAGGGCTTGAGTTCGGAGCTCGCCTTATGA
- a CDS encoding ferritin family protein, whose protein sequence is MDLINENKIGVARGTVVEEDVKREFRGETMEVGLYLAMARQAQREGLPEAAEVLKSIAMDEAWHAARFAELNGLISDTRSNIEKMLQGEIEANSGKKQAAVKAKEAGIDEAHDVLDESSRDEARHARALKGLLERYFK, encoded by the coding sequence ATGGATCTTATTAACGAGAACAAAATAGGGGTGGCCAGGGGAACTGTTGTGGAGGAAGACGTGAAACGAGAATTTCGAGGAGAAACCATGGAGGTTGGGCTTTACCTTGCGATGGCGCGGCAGGCCCAAAGAGAGGGGTTGCCGGAAGCAGCAGAGGTGCTTAAGTCCATCGCGATGGACGAAGCCTGGCACGCCGCCAGATTCGCAGAGCTCAACGGCCTCATTTCCGACACCAGGTCAAATATTGAAAAAATGCTCCAAGGCGAAATCGAGGCGAACAGCGGCAAAAAACAGGCCGCCGTCAAAGCTAAAGAGGCCGGCATCGACGAGGCCCACGATGTACTGGACGAATCATCAAGGGATGAGGCCCGCCATGCCCGTGCCTTGAAAGGCCTCCTGGAGAGATATTTTAAATAA